A genomic window from Erythrobacter sp. BLCC-B19 includes:
- a CDS encoding XrtA/PEP-CTERM system-associated ATPase, with protein MYEQFYGFTGRPFQLTPDPQFYFESTSHKKAMSYLGYGLVQGEGFIVITGEVGAGKSTLVAHLMERIDPNALSVAQVVTSALDGAEIVHVVAQAFGLHVEGHDKAGALGAIERFLQDEARAGRRCLLVVDECQNLDLTALEELRMLSNFQLGAHPLLQSLLLGQPEFRRTVAHHPDLEQLRQRIIASHHLEALDESEVEAYVRHRLQHVGWNGRPAFAAGLLEGLYRHTDGIPRRVNQVMNRLLLLGVIEEREELTLAMLGDVIAEMAADQNRGARGGSDLRAAPEAAPAAVPPPQGSLPATEVAALLAERDARTAELEAAIGELQAAGLARRTGEGEALNPEEAQVAEARLASALERIEARLEEQEQSFRHVLTMLIEWLEEDPSRRAA; from the coding sequence ATGTACGAACAATTCTACGGCTTCACCGGGCGCCCCTTCCAGCTGACCCCTGATCCGCAGTTCTATTTCGAGAGCACCAGCCACAAGAAGGCGATGAGCTATCTGGGCTATGGCCTGGTGCAGGGTGAGGGCTTCATCGTCATCACCGGCGAGGTCGGTGCAGGCAAGTCGACCCTGGTCGCGCATCTGATGGAGCGGATCGACCCCAATGCCCTGAGCGTCGCGCAGGTCGTCACTTCGGCGCTCGACGGGGCCGAGATCGTCCACGTCGTTGCACAGGCCTTCGGGCTTCATGTCGAAGGGCATGACAAGGCCGGAGCGCTGGGCGCCATCGAACGCTTCCTGCAGGACGAGGCCCGCGCCGGTCGCCGCTGCCTGCTGGTGGTGGACGAATGCCAGAACCTCGATCTGACCGCGCTGGAAGAGCTGCGGATGCTCTCCAACTTCCAGCTGGGCGCGCATCCGCTGCTGCAATCGCTGCTGCTGGGCCAGCCCGAATTCCGCCGCACCGTGGCACATCATCCCGATCTCGAGCAGCTGCGCCAGCGCATCATCGCCTCGCACCATCTTGAAGCGCTCGATGAGAGCGAGGTCGAGGCCTATGTCCGCCACCGCCTTCAGCACGTGGGTTGGAATGGACGGCCGGCCTTTGCCGCAGGGCTGCTGGAAGGGCTCTACCGCCATACCGACGGCATCCCGCGCCGGGTCAACCAGGTGATGAACCGCCTGCTGCTGCTCGGCGTGATCGAGGAGCGCGAGGAACTGACGCTTGCCATGCTGGGCGATGTGATTGCCGAGATGGCCGCCGATCAGAACCGCGGCGCGCGCGGTGGCAGCGATCTGCGCGCGGCACCCGAAGCCGCGCCTGCGGCCGTGCCGCCGCCGCAGGGCAGCCTGCCCGCGACCGAAGTCGCCGCGCTGCTCGCCGAGCGCGATGCGCGCACGGCCGAGCTTGAAGCGGCGATCGGCGAATTGCAGGCCGCAGGTCTCGCCCGTCGGACCGGCGAGGGCGAGGCCCTCAATCCCGAGGAGGCGCAGGTGGCCGAGGCTCGCCTTGCCTCGGCGCTCGAACGGATCGAGGCGCGGCTTGAGGAACAGGAGCAATCCTTCCGCCACGTGCTCACCATGCTGATCGAGTGGCTTGAGGAAGACCCGTCGCGCAGGGCCGCCTGA
- a CDS encoding XrtA/PEP-CTERM system exopolysaccharide export protein — protein sequence MTHHLPFKHLASLAIGAALLGACAGGGKELPAASYGDGSVAPSEEYTIGPLDEITIHVWRNPELSADKVRVRPDGRLTIPLVQDIPAVGKTATELQTYIAGELSKYIEQPIVSVIVNTPEGNFTQQVRIIGATPQPASLPFRANMTALDAMIAVGGLGEFAAGNRAKLIRLNRETGTQTEYRLRLADLIRKGDASANVMLKPGDTIIIPESRF from the coding sequence ATGACCCATCATCTGCCCTTCAAGCATCTCGCAAGCCTGGCGATCGGCGCTGCCTTGCTCGGCGCCTGTGCAGGGGGCGGCAAGGAGCTTCCTGCGGCAAGCTATGGCGATGGTTCGGTCGCACCGTCCGAGGAATACACCATCGGGCCATTGGACGAGATCACCATTCACGTCTGGCGCAACCCCGAACTCAGCGCCGACAAGGTGCGGGTGCGCCCCGATGGCCGCCTGACGATCCCGCTGGTGCAGGACATCCCGGCCGTGGGCAAGACCGCGACCGAACTCCAGACCTACATCGCCGGCGAGCTGTCCAAGTATATCGAACAGCCGATCGTCTCGGTCATCGTCAACACGCCGGAAGGCAACTTCACCCAGCAGGTGCGCATCATCGGCGCGACGCCGCAGCCCGCCTCGCTGCCGTTCCGCGCCAACATGACGGCATTGGACGCGATGATCGCGGTGGGCGGCCTTGGCGAATTTGCCGCTGGCAATCGCGCCAAGCTGATCCGGCTCAACCGCGAGACCGGCACGCAGACCGAATACCGCCTGCGTCTGGCTGACCTCATCCGCAAGGGCGATGCCTCGGCCAATGTCATGCTCAAGCCCGGCGATACCATCATCATCCCCGAGAGCCGGTTCTAA
- a CDS encoding preprotein translocase subunit YajC, which yields MLPRILTSALTLAALAAAGHAAPAFAQAQGGAGAGQGGDVPGQRANRVVQPYIEVGQVVSAEISPGNDVVTFTQVAAGVDINVQGRNSGAAVSVRYERNIGYGDDSVDSNTISGVARGTLGVVPGKLSLEAGALASRSRIDAGGGTTANPLVREDAESRIYSAYAGPSLNTRVGDVAVQGVARVGYNRFEADDALVTQQGQAVDVFDDSVTYMGQLRAATRPGEPLPVGLAVTAGGFQEDIGNLDQRVRDLYVRGDVTVPVSQSLALVAGAGYEDVEISSRDAVRDANGVPVIGADGRFVTDPNAPRRIAFDVDGLLWDVGVLWRPSSRTNLQAAVGRRYDSTTYYGTFTYVPNQRSAFAVSAYDGVSGFGGVLNNALAGLDSDFQAIRNPVTGDFAGIVTGTEGQALIGGLGSTRSAAFRGRGVRASYQRTMGRTVAALGAGYDRRTFIAAAGTVLAPVNGLTDESYYVVGGLTRQIGQDASLTTNAYVNWFDAAGNTNDVTAVGASAAYNQAITQRLVGRAAIAVDWFDSEFTAEDFAFATALVGLRYNF from the coding sequence ATGCTCCCCCGCATTCTCACATCGGCACTGACGCTGGCGGCGCTGGCTGCGGCGGGCCATGCCGCGCCCGCTTTCGCACAGGCGCAAGGCGGCGCCGGAGCCGGGCAGGGCGGCGACGTCCCCGGCCAGCGCGCCAACCGCGTGGTGCAGCCCTATATCGAAGTCGGGCAGGTGGTCTCCGCCGAGATCAGCCCGGGCAACGACGTCGTCACCTTCACGCAGGTGGCCGCAGGCGTCGACATCAACGTGCAGGGCCGCAATTCGGGCGCTGCCGTCTCGGTGCGCTATGAACGCAATATCGGCTATGGCGACGACAGCGTCGACAGCAACACCATCAGCGGGGTCGCGCGCGGCACGCTGGGCGTGGTGCCGGGCAAGCTCAGCCTTGAGGCTGGCGCGCTCGCCTCGCGCAGCCGGATTGACGCAGGCGGCGGCACCACCGCCAACCCGCTGGTGCGCGAGGATGCCGAAAGCCGGATCTATTCCGCCTATGCCGGACCGAGCCTCAACACCCGCGTCGGCGATGTCGCCGTGCAGGGTGTGGCCCGCGTCGGCTACAACCGCTTCGAGGCCGATGATGCGCTGGTGACCCAGCAGGGGCAGGCGGTCGACGTGTTCGATGACAGCGTGACCTATATGGGTCAGCTGCGCGCCGCCACCCGCCCGGGCGAGCCGCTGCCGGTGGGCCTTGCGGTCACCGCAGGCGGCTTTCAGGAAGACATCGGCAATCTCGATCAGCGCGTGCGTGACCTTTACGTGCGCGGCGATGTGACCGTGCCGGTCAGCCAGAGCCTCGCGCTGGTGGCGGGCGCGGGTTACGAGGATGTCGAGATTTCCAGCCGCGATGCGGTGCGCGATGCCAATGGCGTGCCGGTGATCGGGGCCGATGGCCGCTTTGTCACCGATCCCAATGCGCCGCGCCGGATCGCCTTCGATGTCGACGGGCTGCTGTGGGATGTGGGCGTGCTGTGGCGCCCATCGTCGCGCACCAATCTTCAGGCGGCGGTCGGGCGGCGGTACGATTCGACCACCTATTACGGCACCTTCACCTATGTCCCCAACCAGCGCAGCGCCTTTGCGGTGTCGGCCTATGACGGGGTCAGCGGCTTTGGCGGGGTGCTCAACAATGCGCTCGCCGGGCTCGACAGTGATTTCCAGGCGATCCGCAATCCGGTGACCGGCGACTTTGCCGGGATCGTCACCGGCACCGAGGGGCAGGCGCTGATCGGCGGGCTCGGCTCGACCCGGTCGGCGGCGTTCCGCGGGCGCGGGGTGCGCGCTTCGTACCAGCGCACCATGGGCCGCACCGTCGCGGCGCTGGGCGCGGGCTATGACCGGCGCACCTTCATTGCGGCAGCGGGCACCGTGCTCGCCCCGGTCAACGGCCTCACCGACGAAAGCTATTACGTGGTCGGCGGCCTCACCCGCCAGATCGGGCAGGACGCGAGCCTGACCACCAACGCCTACGTCAACTGGTTCGACGCCGCCGGCAACACCAACGACGTCACCGCCGTGGGTGCCTCTGCTGCTTACAACCAGGCCATCACCCAGCGCCTCGTCGGCCGGGCGGCGATCGCGGTCGACTGGTTCGACAGCGAATTCACCGCCGAAGACTTCGCCTTCGCCACCGCGCTGGTCGGCCTGCGCTACAACTTCTGA
- a CDS encoding XrtA system polysaccharide chain length determinant: MSDIFDELRAALWSVWHRRWIAIAVAWGVCVLGWLVVSMIPNTFESKARVYVDVQDVLSKQLGIAGDGKEEIMRVRQTLSSAKNLEKVITSTRLGEGITERGALDAAISELEKKVKVTSEQDNLFEITAEIGKGDLGDAENAVLARDVVQKLLDILREEHVIGNRTGISTAIGDLDRQLDERKLELEQAEQRRLAFEAQYPDLVGGSETLSAKVQQARTELRNVDADLAAAESGLAAIGSQLASTPRTLPGGGGPAMGPRAALLQAQTQLAELRARGLTDSHPDVVSTTKQVAILTRQAAGAGDDVGGTPNPAYASLIAIRSERQASVEALQARRAALQSNFAALMASQASEPTVAAEANRISRDYDVLRQNYEKLLQDREALKTRGKVEDKASQFRFDVIQQPSVPQKPAAPNRPLLLLGVLIVGLGAGVAGAYAMGQLKSSFATPQKLERSFDLPVIGSISLTISEAARAAEKKRLKQFAGACAGLGAMFVILLAIEVVSVGSIA; encoded by the coding sequence ATGAGCGATATCTTCGACGAATTGCGCGCGGCGCTCTGGTCGGTCTGGCACCGGCGCTGGATCGCGATTGCGGTCGCGTGGGGTGTGTGCGTGCTGGGGTGGCTGGTCGTCAGCATGATCCCCAACACCTTCGAAAGCAAGGCGCGCGTCTATGTCGACGTGCAGGATGTGCTCTCCAAGCAGCTCGGCATTGCCGGGGACGGCAAGGAAGAGATCATGCGCGTGCGCCAGACGCTGTCGAGCGCGAAGAATCTCGAAAAGGTCATCACCTCCACGCGCCTTGGCGAAGGCATCACCGAGCGCGGCGCGCTGGATGCGGCGATCAGCGAGCTGGAAAAGAAGGTCAAGGTGACGAGCGAGCAGGACAACCTGTTCGAAATCACCGCCGAGATCGGCAAGGGCGATCTGGGCGATGCCGAGAACGCCGTGCTGGCGCGCGATGTGGTGCAGAAGCTGCTCGACATCCTGCGCGAGGAGCACGTGATCGGCAACCGCACCGGGATCAGCACCGCGATTGGCGATCTCGACCGCCAGCTGGACGAGCGCAAGCTTGAGCTGGAACAGGCCGAACAGCGCCGTCTGGCGTTCGAGGCGCAATATCCCGATCTTGTCGGCGGCTCGGAAACGCTGTCGGCCAAGGTGCAGCAGGCGCGCACCGAACTGCGCAATGTCGATGCTGATCTGGCGGCGGCGGAAAGCGGGCTGGCGGCGATCGGTTCGCAGCTGGCGAGCACCCCGCGCACGCTGCCCGGTGGCGGCGGCCCGGCGATGGGCCCGCGCGCGGCGCTGCTCCAGGCGCAGACTCAGCTCGCCGAACTGCGCGCCCGCGGCCTCACCGACAGCCACCCCGATGTCGTCTCCACCACCAAGCAGGTCGCGATCCTGACCCGTCAGGCCGCAGGCGCGGGCGATGATGTGGGCGGCACGCCCAACCCCGCCTATGCCTCGCTGATCGCGATCAGGAGCGAGCGTCAGGCGAGTGTCGAAGCCTTGCAAGCCCGCCGCGCCGCGCTCCAGAGCAACTTCGCCGCGCTGATGGCGAGCCAGGCGAGCGAGCCGACCGTCGCCGCCGAAGCCAACCGCATCAGCCGCGATTACGACGTGCTGCGCCAGAACTACGAAAAGCTGCTGCAGGACCGCGAGGCGCTGAAGACACGCGGCAAGGTCGAGGACAAGGCGAGCCAGTTCCGCTTCGACGTGATCCAGCAGCCGAGCGTCCCGCAAAAGCCCGCCGCACCCAACCGCCCGTTGCTGCTGCTGGGCGTGCTGATCGTCGGCCTCGGGGCAGGCGTGGCGGGAGCCTATGCGATGGGGCAATTGAAGTCGAGCTTTGCCACCCCGCAGAAGCTGGAGCGCAGCTTCGATCTGCCGGTGATCGGTTCGATCTCGCTGACCATTTCCGAAGCGGCGCGCGCGGCCGAGAAAAAGCGGCTGAAGCAGTTTGCCGGAGCCTGCGCAGGGCTTGGCGCGATGTTCGTGATCCTGCTCGCGATCGAGGTCGTCTCGGTCGGATCGATTGCGTGA
- a CDS encoding AAA family ATPase produces MTDNSKINRDGARPASLFERADAAFGLDPRREGLKLPPVPIDVPPVPQALRRPAPQPQAAPQAAPQPAAPSFAKAPAPQPVAEPAKPAAEAPRAVAFAGPFARIDREHLRDGGLIVPEDPVTGLLEEFRIVKRELLADARAGASALARRILVCSPHPGEGKTYCATNLAIALAAERGLEVLLVDADVVKPSVTQRFGIEAEQGLMDALADPSIAPENLVIRTDIEGLFVLPAGTATSRDAEYLASARTGAVLDRLTVGAPDRIVIFDTPPALAASPAAELAQHVGQALLVVRADETSRAALEDAQQLLSACADIKLLLNAARYSPSGRRFGTYGTKGR; encoded by the coding sequence ATGACCGACAACAGCAAGATCAACCGGGATGGCGCAAGGCCCGCCTCGCTGTTCGAGCGGGCGGACGCGGCCTTCGGGCTCGATCCGCGCCGCGAAGGGCTGAAGCTGCCCCCCGTGCCGATTGACGTGCCGCCGGTGCCACAGGCGCTGCGCCGTCCGGCCCCCCAGCCGCAAGCCGCGCCGCAAGCCGCGCCCCAGCCTGCCGCGCCGTCTTTCGCCAAGGCGCCTGCGCCGCAGCCCGTCGCCGAACCGGCCAAGCCTGCCGCAGAGGCACCGCGCGCGGTGGCCTTTGCGGGGCCGTTTGCGCGGATCGACCGCGAACATCTGCGCGATGGCGGGTTGATCGTGCCCGAAGACCCGGTGACCGGGCTTCTCGAAGAGTTCCGCATCGTCAAGCGCGAGCTTCTGGCCGATGCCCGCGCCGGTGCCAGCGCGCTGGCCCGCCGCATCCTGGTCTGCTCGCCGCATCCGGGCGAGGGCAAGACCTATTGCGCCACCAACCTCGCGATCGCGCTCGCTGCCGAGCGCGGGCTTGAGGTGCTGCTGGTCGATGCCGATGTGGTCAAGCCGAGCGTCACCCAGCGCTTCGGGATCGAGGCCGAGCAAGGCCTGATGGACGCGCTCGCCGATCCGTCGATTGCGCCGGAAAACCTCGTGATCCGCACCGATATCGAAGGGCTGTTCGTGCTGCCGGCGGGCACCGCAACCTCGCGCGATGCCGAATATCTGGCGAGCGCCCGCACCGGCGCGGTGCTCGACCGCCTCACCGTGGGCGCGCCTGACCGGATCGTGATTTTCGACACGCCCCCCGCGCTCGCCGCATCGCCCGCCGCAGAACTCGCCCAGCATGTCGGGCAGGCCTTGCTGGTGGTGCGTGCCGACGAGACGAGCCGCGCTGCGCTGGAAGACGCACAGCAGCTGCTCTCGGCCTGCGCGGATATCAAATTGCTGCTGAATGCCGCGCGCTACAGCCCCTCGGGGCGGCGCTTCGGCACTTATGGCACGAAGGGAAGGTAA
- the xrtA gene encoding exosortase A, producing the protein MPPEAAALNGGPMPGTRLPAAWKAPLGALALAAAALLAITAPAWGAMWHQWWNIDTYSHLLLVPFIIAWLVALKEEELAAMVPQPFWPGLGLVAAGLALWTAGTRLGINLVAEAGAVAALQAAVVALLGVRVSVLLALPLACMASLVPFGDEIIPPLQMITADIAIALTHASGVAARIDGIYIHTPAGLFIVAEACSGVKFLIAMVTLGVLVAFTRFQHRRARIAFLAACVIVPILANGVRAWATIYVAQFVGAERASGFDHIVYGWIFFAIVVMAMLGAAWRFFDRQPDDYGWPPETIARWNWLTRTEALTTAPSRAVIAIVTMAAIAAVATLL; encoded by the coding sequence ATGCCGCCTGAAGCTGCCGCTCTCAATGGCGGACCGATGCCCGGCACAAGGCTTCCCGCAGCCTGGAAGGCACCGCTTGGCGCCCTGGCGCTGGCGGCCGCCGCCTTGCTGGCGATTACCGCGCCAGCGTGGGGCGCGATGTGGCACCAGTGGTGGAACATCGACACTTACAGCCATCTCTTGCTTGTCCCTTTCATCATCGCCTGGCTGGTGGCGCTGAAGGAAGAGGAACTGGCCGCAATGGTGCCGCAACCGTTCTGGCCGGGGCTTGGCCTGGTGGCGGCAGGGCTCGCGCTATGGACCGCGGGAACGCGCCTCGGCATCAACCTTGTTGCCGAGGCGGGGGCCGTCGCGGCGCTACAGGCCGCGGTGGTTGCACTTCTCGGTGTGCGGGTGAGTGTGCTGCTCGCTCTGCCACTCGCCTGCATGGCCTCCCTCGTGCCCTTTGGCGACGAGATCATCCCGCCCTTGCAGATGATAACCGCCGACATCGCCATCGCGCTGACCCATGCAAGCGGCGTGGCGGCTCGGATCGACGGGATCTACATTCACACCCCCGCCGGGCTGTTCATCGTGGCCGAGGCGTGTTCCGGGGTGAAGTTCCTGATCGCGATGGTCACGCTTGGCGTGCTGGTCGCCTTCACCCGGTTCCAGCACAGGCGCGCGCGGATCGCCTTCCTTGCCGCCTGCGTGATCGTCCCGATCCTTGCCAACGGCGTGCGGGCATGGGCGACGATCTACGTCGCGCAATTCGTCGGAGCCGAGCGGGCGAGCGGTTTCGATCACATCGTCTATGGCTGGATCTTCTTTGCTATCGTGGTCATGGCAATGCTTGGCGCGGCTTGGCGCTTTTTCGACCGGCAGCCGGACGATTATGGCTGGCCGCCCGAGACCATCGCTCGCTGGAACTGGCTCACGCGCACCGAGGCGCTGACAACCGCGCCGAGCCGGGCCGTGATCGCGATCGTCACCATGGCCGCGATTGCCGCCGTGGCCACGCTGCTCTAG
- a CDS encoding XrtA system polysaccharide deacetylase, giving the protein MNAPFPEFPGSDLHNGIVNGLSVDVEDWFQVGAFENVIARGEWDSIKTRVEDNVYRVIDLFAEADVSATFFTLGWVAQRHPNMIRRIVDAGHEIASHGYDHARVFTFTRKEFGEDIRRAREVIEDCCGVAVKGYRAPSFSIDHRTPWAFAELAEQGYVYSSSVAPVVHDHYGWPEAPRFAFRPLPWSSMIEIPVTTAILGGRRVAAGGGGFFRVLPYAFSRWAIRQVNRSDGRPAVFYFHPWEVDPQQPRVGHAPLRSRFRHYTGLAKMAGKLRELVHDFRWGRMDLVAHREAARAEPLVLPEPAEAEAAE; this is encoded by the coding sequence ATGAACGCGCCCTTTCCCGAGTTTCCCGGCTCTGACCTCCACAATGGCATCGTCAACGGCCTGTCGGTCGATGTCGAGGACTGGTTTCAGGTCGGCGCCTTCGAGAACGTCATTGCCCGCGGAGAGTGGGACAGCATCAAGACCCGCGTGGAAGACAATGTCTACCGCGTGATCGATCTGTTCGCCGAAGCCGATGTCAGCGCGACCTTCTTCACGCTGGGCTGGGTGGCGCAGCGCCATCCCAACATGATCCGCCGGATCGTCGATGCCGGGCACGAGATTGCCAGCCACGGCTATGACCATGCGCGGGTGTTCACCTTCACGCGCAAGGAGTTCGGCGAGGATATTCGCAGGGCGCGCGAGGTGATCGAGGATTGCTGCGGGGTCGCGGTCAAGGGCTACCGGGCACCGAGCTTCTCGATCGATCACCGCACGCCCTGGGCCTTCGCCGAACTGGCCGAGCAGGGCTACGTCTATTCGAGCAGCGTCGCGCCGGTGGTGCACGATCACTATGGCTGGCCCGAAGCGCCGCGCTTTGCCTTCCGGCCTCTGCCGTGGTCGTCGATGATCGAAATTCCGGTGACGACCGCGATCCTCGGCGGGCGGCGTGTGGCGGCGGGCGGGGGCGGGTTCTTCCGCGTGCTGCCCTATGCCTTTTCGCGCTGGGCGATCCGTCAGGTCAACCGCAGCGATGGCCGTCCGGCGGTGTTCTATTTCCACCCGTGGGAGGTCGATCCGCAGCAGCCGCGCGTCGGCCATGCGCCGCTGCGTTCGCGCTTCCGGCACTATACGGGCCTTGCCAAGATGGCGGGCAAGCTGCGCGAGCTGGTGCATGATTTTCGCTGGGGCCGGATGGATCTGGTCGCCCACCGTGAAGCTGCGCGGGCAGAGCCGCTGGTGCTGCCCGAACCGGCCGAGGCCGAGGCGGCGGAATGA
- a CDS encoding FemAB family XrtA/PEP-CTERM system-associated protein, translating into MNAPVKSGEVVRVADWRDPGEARRIAGFVAEAGASLFHSPAWLKAVEAGTGQRAGGLVAERMGVLTGWLPLTEVRSALFGKALVSSGFGVAGGIIAASDSAMQALAEGAQDYARRAGFGGIELRGGPVPAGWEAWSDKHCGFERALASDDEAELLAIPRKARAEVRKGLGFGHRVTVGRAKEDLAAHYACYSASVRNLGTPVFPRSLFAAMLEAFPDKSDILTVWQDDTPLASVLSFYHDGAVMPFWGGGVFAARGARANEVMYYALMLHARQQGMSRFDFGRSKTGSGPFAFKKNWGFEPQPLTYCAWTAPGAPPRNIDPTDASYSRKIELWKRLPLPVANLVGPWIARGLA; encoded by the coding sequence ATGAATGCGCCGGTGAAATCCGGCGAAGTGGTGCGCGTCGCCGACTGGCGTGATCCGGGCGAAGCGCGCCGGATCGCGGGCTTTGTCGCCGAAGCGGGCGCGAGCCTGTTCCACAGTCCCGCCTGGCTCAAGGCGGTCGAAGCCGGCACCGGCCAGCGCGCTGGCGGGCTGGTGGCCGAACGCATGGGCGTGCTGACAGGCTGGCTGCCGCTCACCGAAGTGCGCTCGGCCCTGTTCGGCAAGGCGCTGGTTTCCAGCGGATTTGGCGTGGCAGGCGGGATCATCGCCGCGAGCGACAGCGCCATGCAGGCGCTCGCCGAGGGCGCGCAGGATTACGCGCGCCGCGCCGGATTTGGCGGCATCGAACTGCGCGGCGGGCCTGTTCCCGCAGGCTGGGAGGCGTGGTCGGACAAGCATTGCGGCTTCGAACGTGCGCTTGCCAGCGACGATGAAGCAGAGCTGCTCGCGATTCCGCGCAAGGCCCGTGCCGAAGTGCGCAAGGGGCTGGGTTTTGGCCACCGTGTCACGGTGGGGCGAGCCAAGGAAGACCTCGCCGCGCATTATGCCTGTTACAGCGCCAGCGTGCGCAATCTCGGCACGCCGGTGTTCCCGCGTTCGCTGTTTGCCGCGATGCTGGAGGCCTTTCCCGACAAGAGCGACATTCTTACCGTCTGGCAGGACGATACCCCGCTGGCGAGCGTGCTGAGCTTCTATCACGATGGCGCGGTGATGCCCTTCTGGGGCGGGGGCGTGTTTGCAGCGCGGGGCGCGCGGGCGAACGAGGTAATGTATTATGCACTGATGCTGCACGCCCGGCAGCAGGGCATGAGCCGTTTCGACTTCGGTCGCTCCAAGACCGGGAGCGGGCCTTTCGCCTTCAAGAAGAACTGGGGCTTCGAGCCGCAGCCGCTGACCTATTGTGCCTGGACCGCCCCGGGCGCGCCGCCGCGCAACATCGATCCCACCGACGCGAGCTACAGCCGCAAGATCGAATTGTGGAAACGGCTGCCGCTTCCGGTCGCCAATCTTGTGGGGCCGTGGATCGCGCGCGGGCTGGCGTGA
- a CDS encoding TIGR03087 family PEP-CTERM/XrtA system glycosyltransferase has translation MAGILFLAHRVPFPPDRGDRIRSHHLLAALARLGPVHVGCFANEDGGGDDALDALAASSCIVPRAKPLPLAGVEAMVTGKPVSLTAFHSRRLAAWVRETIAREGIEAIVVFSGQMGQYVPADFTGRVVIDLCDVDSAKFESYAAAGERVWLNAREARLLAAEEERLGRRADATILISKAEAALYRSRLTSPDAAHVQVIGNGIDAGFFDPAASAPHPALTSGAGPHFTFTGQMDYRPNEQAALWVIEALMPLLRAKHPNATFHVVGRNPTRALMAHHGTPGVHVWGAVPDVRPFIAAADAVLAPLLIARGVQNKVLEAMAMAKPVVLTPDAATGIAAEDGAHWLLSPPAPEAMAARIAGLLEDAEAPVRIGAAARRFVLEHHGWEAMMAPLAGLIGQPSQSRSEKARHAA, from the coding sequence ATGGCAGGGATCCTGTTCCTCGCCCACCGCGTGCCGTTTCCGCCCGACCGGGGCGACCGCATCCGCTCACACCACCTGCTCGCTGCGCTCGCCCGGCTTGGCCCTGTCCATGTGGGCTGCTTTGCCAATGAGGATGGCGGCGGGGACGACGCGCTCGATGCGCTTGCGGCCTCCTCTTGCATCGTGCCGCGCGCCAAGCCCCTGCCGCTGGCGGGGGTCGAGGCGATGGTGACAGGCAAGCCGGTCAGCCTCACCGCGTTCCACAGCCGCAGGCTTGCCGCCTGGGTGCGCGAGACAATCGCCCGCGAGGGGATCGAGGCCATCGTCGTCTTTTCCGGGCAGATGGGGCAGTATGTGCCGGCGGACTTCACCGGCCGCGTCGTCATCGACCTGTGCGATGTGGATAGTGCGAAGTTCGAATCTTACGCCGCCGCGGGCGAGCGCGTGTGGCTCAACGCCCGCGAGGCGCGGCTGCTGGCGGCGGAAGAGGAACGGCTTGGCCGGCGGGCCGATGCGACGATCCTGATCTCCAAGGCCGAGGCTGCACTCTATCGCAGCCGCCTGACCTCACCGGACGCAGCCCATGTGCAGGTGATCGGCAATGGCATTGATGCCGGGTTTTTCGACCCCGCCGCATCCGCGCCGCATCCCGCGCTCACAAGCGGGGCGGGGCCGCACTTCACCTTCACCGGCCAGATGGATTACCGCCCCAACGAGCAGGCGGCGCTGTGGGTGATCGAGGCGCTTATGCCGCTCCTGCGAGCCAAGCACCCGAATGCGACCTTCCATGTCGTGGGGCGCAACCCGACCCGTGCGCTGATGGCGCATCATGGCACGCCGGGTGTCCATGTCTGGGGTGCGGTGCCCGACGTGCGTCCCTTCATCGCCGCAGCCGACGCCGTGCTCGCCCCGCTGCTGATTGCGCGCGGGGTGCAGAACAAGGTGCTGGAGGCCATGGCGATGGCGAAGCCCGTGGTGCTCACCCCTGATGCGGCCACCGGGATTGCAGCCGAGGACGGCGCGCATTGGCTGCTGAGCCCGCCTGCACCTGAGGCCATGGCCGCGCGGATCGCGGGCCTGCTTGAAGACGCCGAAGCGCCCGTCCGGATCGGCGCGGCGGCGCGGCGCTTTGTGCTCGAGCATCATGGCTGGGAGGCGATGATGGCCCCGCTTGCCGGATTGATCGGCCAGCCCTCGCAATCGCGCAGCGAGAAAGCGCGCCATGCCGCCTGA